The nucleotide window ctgcattgttttatttcttttgaaatatatatatatatgtgtgtgtgtgtggggggggggtgggtgtgtgtgtgtgtgtgtgtatttggaTGCATCGTCACACCAGAGAAAAACACGTTTCCAGTAACTGTTGGGGGCGccagatgaaaccaaaacaacCTCACTCCTGCTCTCAACACAACAAATGCGCACAAGGATGCAAAAATAACAGTCGTCACTGTCTTTGAGCATCAACTCAGACGCTTTGTTGAATCTAAATGCCAGCAAATCTGATGGCATTTTCTAAATCTATAAGGACATCGACCTTatgtaacattttcttaaataaatcattttagtttatgAATAATTTAGTGTGGAATTGTCTTATTTGGACTTCTGTCTCACTGCGGGGAGTTTCCTGATGAGATCCTAACCTCTTGTTTAAAGTGAAAGAGCTCAGTCGTGACATCATGCAGTGATGAGGCACAAACTGTCCAGCACCGAGCTGCAATCTCCCGTCCAATCTCTAACCTTCAGACCTCAATGTGTCCTAAGAGCCTTCTGGAACGATCAGATCTCCATTAGTGTGGATCAACATTATATAAAAGTCACACTCAGAAAATGGGTTAAGGGAATTATGATCAACGCCCACGCCGGGCCATCTGGATGAGAGGAAAAGCTCCAGCAGAGGCTTAAAAACTTGTTTATCAGAACCCGGAGCTCCACAGCTTTCAATGAATCTGcataataaataatatgtttggttatttttgaGACTTGATGGAGTATGATTCCATAAAATCATGACAGAaccttttgtcttttgttcttttgtctgtttttggaataaaaataatgcaaatggGCAACAATCGGTTAAGCTACCCCCTAAAGTGAGAACTGGAACAAAAAGTTCTATCAGCTTGAGACTAAATGAAACAGGCCCGCATCACCTCAGTGCATTTCCCAGATCTTTCTGTGACATGTACAGCTCATCAGGATGAGCCAAACCCTCTCCACTCCCGGCAGATTAGGATGTATGCTTCTTGTTTCCTGGTTAAAATGTCAGAGCAGCTTTTCCTCTCAGCTGCGGTGAGTGTTGCCATGGTACAGACGTGGTCACCTGACCACCAGGCTGCTCTGCCACGTTCTGattcagaaaaggaaaaagtgaaacaattgAGATGCAGGTTCACCCAGAACAATTCTATTTTTGTGAACGAGGTGAAGCTCGATTCCCCCTGAGTCTCCGGTTTATTTCTGTGACTCTCTTCGGGCCTGTTTGATGAGAACAGAACCTGATAATTGTGATTCTGGATTGAAAATATCAGGGCAAAGTCAGATGGAGGATTGTGTCGGCAAAGCCAAAAAGAATCCCACCCTGATGTTTGCCTCTGCACTTATGTAACCAGCCCTTTTGGACAGCAGCAGGAGAGCTGAAATAATTGTTCAAAGTTGATCCATGCGTGAAGATCTGCATTATTTAGCTCTAGAGcatcaataaaaaatgctttgtcTCAGCATACACAAAACTTAATGTTGGACGTTGTCATTCCTTCTGCTCTCCGCTGCACTCCCTCTTTAAGAGTTAATTTCTTATTCATTATCATCTGTCATCTACTCACAAGCACTCACAGATTTCAGCAGTAAACCTCACCATCCATTTGTCTGCTGAGAAATCCTGTTGTGAGATTTATTTTtggctcttttttgttttaacaatcaTAAATTGAATGTGTGGGTCAGCTGTGTCTGACTCTGGGCATCTGGAGCCATCTGTGCCAGGCAGGTTGTGTACGTGCATGCTTGGTGTGTGTGTCGATGTAGCAGAGCTCAGACTGAAGCCTCTTGTTTGTTTGGGGTTTGTGTCAAAACACCTGCCATCCTCAGACTGCTGACTTATGTCCTCTTTTTTGTTCATTAGAGgacaaaagtgtgaaaatagCACAATGGGACCATTCCAAGAATATGAGGTGAGTGTCCTgatttctgaaacaaaaactttgaacAAATATCAGGAAAATACTTCTTCTTCAATAAGTTTTCCAACTTGATGTTTTGAAAAGGAGAAGAAATCTCCAGAGAAAGGAAGTCCTCGCAGCCGTATCCCACGCCTGGTCCTTCATCCTTTCCAACCAAAAGACAAGGGGTCGCCTCAGTCTGACTCCCCGTTCTCAGAGGAGGAAGGCAAAGAGTGTGACGTCAGCTCTGACCACTCCAAGAGGACCGTCAGCACCAACAGCTTCTGCTCCGGTAAGATGTCCGCTCACAGGACGGTGGAGTTCTTCATCATTTTTGAACAGCTGTCAgaaataaatgtatctttttgaACCAGCAGCACCATCTaatgcaggggtctgcaacctttgagaTTGAAACCATAAACAAAACCTCATATGAGCCATTAAgtcttatttcattttcttaaaaatgcattcataTTGTTAAtagttctaaaaatatatttaaaaaatagttttcctgtttgggcattaaaaaaaacttttttttctaaatgtgaaatgaatttcttcttcctttcaaaataaaagacatcctgtgtctCATAGGATCATCCCACTATCATCCTTTTCCCTATTTACTACTGATGTCAACCTTTGGAAAAACACCTACATTGGTTTATCATTCAATAGAAAAAGtatctaaaactatattttataaacaacTCCTTTATGTATAACTAATAAATGTTGTGCAGTgtaaaatatgtgctttaaactaataaaataacgTCAGCAGAGGTGTAAAAAACCTAACAGTTCATCTTattgtatcagattaatataaaaatactcaaatcatatagtagattattaatgtatttctgaacaaatgtgtctaaatgggTAAATTCAAACTTGAATTGAAAGGAttgaaataatctaaaaaaaaataaaaaataggaatcGAAttgctctggtgaatcgaattgaattgtttctggaaattataattgatacccagccctattaaCTATCATAAATTCAAATAATGCAGctatgtaacttttaaaagttcaagCTACTTTTTTCGTCACCCAGAGAGCAAATATTGAGGGGTGGaagagccacacgtggctccagagcctctggttgcagactcctgatctaaTGGGATTCAAATATGAATGTTATCGCTTAAACTGGCCTTTTAAATGGGCAAAACTAGCCATGAGGTGAAAGGTCATTGTGCTGCCTGTCAGAGCTGAACCTTGAGCTCCGATCGACTGCTTGTGTTCGCCCCCTCCCCGCGCTGCTCGTTCTCGCCTATTATCATCTGTGTGCCTGTCTACAATAGATGACACCGGCTGCCCACCTAGTCAGTCTGTGTCCCCCTCCAAAACCCCGTCAGGCTCAGAGCGGAGTGCCCGCGGGTCGCCGGTTCTCCCGGAGCGCAAAGCCAAAGTGAAGAGGGTGAGGGTGATGACCGAATGGAGCGGCGAGCCCCGGAGCACACAGAGGCACAAGAGAGAGCTGAGGTCTGCCATGAAAGCCAGAGGTAAAAACAAGCATGAAACAGGATGTTTTCCTCTGAAAAGTAAAGAAGGCTAGCTATATGTTTGAACCACTGTGTTTAGTTGGGCCTCTTGGTCATCCACAAACACTGACATGGTTCGAATGTTTAGCAAAAACTGctcaaaatattttgtttcttacAACCTAAGTTTGTCTTTTCCTTAGTGAAGGAAGGAAAAAGCGCTTAACTTAACTAAAAGTTTGGATTCAAGCTGATTGCTTTAGGGAAAGGTTCAGGGGGGTCCAATTAGTGTGATTAGCAGGAGGTTACTAGAGTGGCTGAGTGCACACAGCTTCAGTTCAGACTCACTGAGTGGTGTGGATCACTAGAGTTGAGCGGTCTAGTTCGTCACAGTCGTCACTGGACACTTTACCATGGTGTTGTTCGATGGAAAAAGGTGTTTCTCAGGTAAGTTAAAGAGGAGTTCAACAATTCAGTGATTGCTTTCTAACTGTGACCCTAAATGCTGTTCCTACATTTAAGAAAACGGAGCAACACTAACATTTGTGTTTAGTATCACTGGTTTTGTGATCactagaagatttttttttcattttttttcctgttttatcaaTAAGAACATGGTTAGTTTCATATAAAATATCTccaattttttcataatttcgacaaaagtatgatttttttttttaagaaattaattttttaaacaatatttaaatgtttaaagaaattctTAAGGTTTTCATTCTCAATCACTTAGTAAACATTGGagtcattttgattaaaaactggGTAAAGTCAAgcttttaaagatttgtggAATCAATATTTGAAAGTCAAACTTTAATAGATTTGACTTCAAACTTGTCTAATCAACACATTTAAATTGCAGTCTATTTTTCAATAGATAGTTTTGCCTACTGCAAGATTTCTGGTTGATCAATAAAAGGTTGTAAGTTCAtcttgaaactattttttttatgttttgttcccAATCAAGTTGaaactttaataataataataataataataataaactgagctttttttttcattaagtcAAACTGTTAAATGGATCAAATTAAGAGAGACTTGGCATTATAATGCTGAAATGAAACagttttccctttaaaaaaataaatgcaatttgcAATTCGGGCATTGTCCCTCCCAAACTCAATGCAGAATTGATTTAGCAGTCTAATCACAGCGCCTCCATCAATCtgtccattttcttaacccactgtaTCACCTCAAAGGGCAACCAACTTaccaactccacacagaaagaacccagctcGGATTTGAGAACTAACTAGTGCACAACTCTAGCTGATTTAAGAAACACAACAAGTGATAATGATGTAGTCACTTGGATGATTGTTTTGTGTTCTGCTAGCATGGTAATGCGGTTTGCATCTGCAGGTAGTGAAGCAGACTTCAGCTCATCCAGCAGCACAGGCAGCCTGAAGGCCAGAGACGGCCTGGTGCCAAATTCAGCTGGAAAGAAGGCTTCTTCACGCAGGTGATCAGGTTTATCTCAATGTGTTTGAGTAATTATCAGGCCTATACCTGAGGCTTTCCAGTGTGACGGCTGAAGTAGGAGTAGAACAGTGCCTCCTAGTGCATACAAGTTTCACTCTATGAAAATAACtgtgcatgatttttttttttttttttttttctctccctgttttttcttttttagtcgCGCCGTTCACATCCGACCACTCCCAGTGTTTAAGCCGCCTGGCAGTCCAACTGCTAATCGAGATGCAGATCTTTATGCTCCGTACAAGACTCCTCCCAGAGCTTCCATGTCCACCaccaacagcagcagctgcaatTCCAGCCCTATATCCAGGTACCAGTCTGCTGtcaaaaatacattcatttgtATCAGTCCagacttgaaaaaataatttaaaattgcataaatctttaaaaagtgcaTGCAAATGAAAGTTCTAGTTATCACATCTTAGAAATGTgatctttgttcattttaaatgaagctTTTTAGATTCTTCTGGCCAAAATTACTTTTGAgcgattttaaaaaaaattaatcgggAATTAAATGTGACAAAGAATGGATCCAGTATGTGAATAGCCTCATCAGTTATTTTGACCTCTAGACGAAGTCTTGTCATCCTTGGATGAAGACAGGGTTTTGTTTCGGAGTATCCAGTGGCTTTGTGTGGAGATTTGGCCTTTTGCCCAGGAAATGGGGAGGTCAACATCAAGTGGATGGCTGGATTAGGGTCAGACTGTtgttgctcttttattttgcatCTGACTGGGATTATCTATTTTGGCTTCATCTGAATTGTGTAGAATtgcacaaatcaaataaaaaaaaaactgtctagaTGATCCCTGTACCCAGCAGAGCTGAGAAAGAGCTGAGTGGATTTGAGGGCTGGAAAAGTGTTGATTGTATTGTGGCTTTTAGGACTTTTGTTTAGGATCTGGTGATGCAACAGCACAAAGTGAATTGGTCACAcccttgaattaaaaaatgaagctttagtCTCCTGTTCATATTCCATAACTGGATCAGAATTCCTGTTGTCGCTTTAAGACCCCCCTGCTTGTCATCGTTTCATGTCATGTGACCCTCCTCCCTCTAACACTGCTTTCTCTAAGGCTGTTTCTATTTTTGCACAGTGAACACTTGCATCAACTCTAGCATTCCCGGTTGCTATGACGTTGTGAACAGGATAGACTGATGTAATGCTTTGCACACAGCATGACTCCACCAGCATTTTAGGATCTCAGCTGTCGTCCTAAAACCCAATAATCCTGGAGCTGGCAGGCTTGTGTCTGACAGCATCCTGGCTGGACTTGTGCTGTCCTCCAGGAGTCGTTTTTCCGCTATGGTTGAATGACTTGAGACTGAAGCATCGCCATAACGCCCTCCCCATCCTGTGACTGTTTTCACAGACGAGTGAGCTTGAGCCGCTACCACTCCTGTGGAGAGAACCATGGCATTAGACCGCCAAACCCAGAGCAGTACCTCACCCCCCTGCAGCAGAAGGAAGTGGCGATCAGACATCTGAAGACCAAACTTCTGGAGTCGGAGAACAAAGTTCATGACAGGTAAGGAGAACATCCATTTCTAAAGGGGCATCTAAAATTCAAGTGGGGTTGTCTTGGAAAGGGGGGGGGGTGCTTTTTAAAGTGATGTAATGCCTGTAAGAGTTCCACTGAAGCGTGAACCCACTGAGAATGCTGCTGTTGCATAACACTTAAAAACTATATTGAAACATTTGCAGCCatacactcttttttttataaactaatttatttaGGTATTTTTGCCAACAGGCCAAAGcctattaaccctttaattgcCTGGCCAACCAAATGCTGGGGGACatttggaaaatgtgtttttgaaaatgaGTGTGTATTACTTCCCAAGgtacaaaaacactgaagggacattaaagaaaaaaaaaaaatccaaaaaattgaTGTAAAAGAAATTCCagtaactgatgcacaccagatactatcaTGTGTGCATCAGATACTATccagaatattttttgtttttttacttcaattttaagaaaaaaatctggttaccaACTGATGCACACCGGAtagtaactggaaaaaaagtttttctaaaagttgaagtaaaaaaaaataaaaattaaaaagttctgGATAGTAACGGGTGCTCACCACTTTAAACTTGtaattttaacttaatttttaagaaaaaaaatattcttaaaattggagttaaaaaaattctgaatagaaattgatgcgcaccagataataattagatttgattttcttatttttggaaaaccatTTTTCCAGTTACCATCTGATGTGCATCAGTTTTTaaccaggttttttttctttctttctaaaaattggaaaaaaaattctggatagtaactggtgcaaaccagttactaaccacaaacttttttgtactttatgtATGCAATAACcagcagaaaaaatacttttggtaaatttttttgtttttttttcttttgggtagttaaaggataaatatgcaaatacacccaataaaaaacacaatatttacaatccttgttttgtagtttatcaTCTGAACTGTGCAGCAGATTAGCTTAAACAAGACAAACGTAAGGCTGATGTTTAAATTAGAAATGACTGATTTAGACATCAATTTACCCATAttctgaatagttttttttttgtttttttgttttccagccaCAGTGAGTTTTGAAAGTAACTGGCTGAACCAATCAAACACTGACTCGTTTTACTCATCAgaactaaaaaaagacaaatcaaattTTGAATGCAACTCTGGAGTCACCGTAGATGTATTTTTCTCCCCGTTTGTCAGGGAGACGGAGATTGAGGAGCTCAAGGGGCAGCTTAGCAGAATGAGGGAGGACTGGATTGAAGAGGAGTGTCACAGAGTGGAGGCACAGCTGTCCCTCAAAGAAGCCCGCAAGGAGATTAAGCAGCTGCGCCAGGTGGTGGAAACCATGAAAAGCAGCCTGATGGAGAAGGACAAGGGAATCCAGAAGTACTTTATTGACATCAACATCCAGAACAGGAAGCTGGAGTCTCTGCTGCACAGCATGGAGCTGGCCCAGAGTGGTTCCAACCTCCAAGATGAAACCCCCCTGGATTTCATGTGTGACGGCTCTGATGGCAGTGGGAGGAAGATGCTGAGGGAGGAAGAGGGTGGGGTTGAGCTGGGAGCAGAGGCTCTGGCGGACAGTGGACTCTTGGTGAACGATGAGATGGCAAACAGGGCGGACATTTTTGAGCAGGTCTTCATGTCCACGGCAGTGGACTTCAGCCAGGATTCCAGCAATAATCCGGGGGCTGCTGGAGAGGCTCTGTTGGAAGAGGAGCAGATGGCCGGTGCGTCCTCTGCACCATTGCCCCCAAAGGCACTTTCCTCCGCCTCTCCACACCAACAGAGCACAGAAGATAAAGGAATCCAGACGGAGCTGATGCCCGTGTCACCTGACCTGCAGGCTCTGCTTCTCCAGCTGCTCAAGTTCCACGGATGCTCACAGGGAGATGCAGCTCTGTCTCCCTCCAATCTTTTGGGTTTCCCAAACCTGCACACTCCCCCGACTACCTGCCAGCCTGACTCCACACCCCCCCAGCCCATCGTGGCTCCAGAATGCTCCGAGTGTTGCCCAGAGGCGACAAAGAGCCCTCGGTTTATGAAGGAACTAGACTTTGAAGCGAGTGAGGAGGGGCCCTGTTCATCTCCAGAGCTGGGCGTGGTGAGTAAGCGGTACTGGAGCAACAGCTTCTTGGTGGATTTGGTCGCAGTAGCCGCCCCCGTCCTGCCCACAGTGGCCTGGCTGTACTCGCGGCACGGCGTTGACGGCAGCGCTCCGGTCTACAACATCGCCGCCCTGATCAGAGGCTGCTGCATCGTGGGATTGCACTCTCTTCGCCACGCTGCCGGCACAGATGCGTAAAGGCGTCGACACCACACAATCACGCACCCAACTTTGACCTGAGAGCACTTAATTTATGAGAAGGAGTTCTGACACTGGATGAGATCAATGCAGTTATCTTGCACTGTTATTTTGCACTGTGTAGTTGACATTTAACGGTGACGTTAAAGGGATTATTTATAAGAATTTCTGTATTTACATTTGAGCATATCATCTGGGTAGATGGTTATGTTGCTGTCctgtttagtttcttttttttaactctttgttTAGATCCTTTTAAGTGGCAGAAGCTGTTATCCTTCGATGCATTCTTAAACgtgtttgtgttgctgtcagAAACTT belongs to Oryzias melastigma strain HK-1 unplaced genomic scaffold, ASM292280v2 sc00366, whole genome shotgun sequence and includes:
- the sybu gene encoding syntabulin isoform X2, producing the protein MGPFQEYEEKKSPEKGSPRSRIPRLVLHPFQPKDKGSPQSDSPFSEEEGKECDVSSDHSKRTVSTNSFCSDDTGCPPSQSVSPSKTPSGSERSARGSPVLPERKAKVKRVRVMTEWSGEPRSTQRHKRELRSAMKARGSEADFSSSSSTGSLKARDGLVPNSAGKKASSRSRAVHIRPLPVFKPPGSPTANRDADLYAPYKTPPRASMSTTNSSSCNSSPISRRVSLSRYHSCGENHGIRPPNPEQYLTPLQQKEVAIRHLKTKLLESENKVHDRETEIEELKGQLSRMREDWIEEECHRVEAQLSLKEARKEIKQLRQVVETMKSSLMEKDKGIQKYFIDINIQNRKLESLLHSMELAQSGSNLQDETPLDFMCDGSDGSGRKMLREEEGGVELGAEALADSGLLVNDEMANRADIFEQVFMSTAVDFSQDSSNNPGAAGEALLEEEQMAGASSAPLPPKALSSASPHQQSTEDKGIQTELMPVSPDLQALLLQLLKFHGCSQGDAALSPSNLLGFPNLHTPPTTCQPDSTPPQPIVAPECSECCPEATKSPRFMKELDFEASEEGPCSSPELGVVSKRYWSNSFLVDLVAVAAPVLPTVAWLYSRHGVDGSAPVYNIAALIRGCCIVGLHSLRHAAGTDA
- the sybu gene encoding syntabulin isoform X1 → MGPFQEYEEKKSPEKGSPRSRIPRLVLHPFQPKDKGSPQSDSPFSEEEGKECDVSSDHSKRTVSTNSFCSGSERSARGSPVLPERKAKVKRVRVMTEWSGEPRSTQRHKRELRSAMKARGSEADFSSSSSTGSLKARDGLVPNSAGKKASSRSRAVHIRPLPVFKPPGSPTANRDADLYAPYKTPPRASMSTTNSSSCNSSPISRRVSLSRYHSCGENHGIRPPNPEQYLTPLQQKEVAIRHLKTKLLESENKVHDRETEIEELKGQLSRMREDWIEEECHRVEAQLSLKEARKEIKQLRQVVETMKSSLMEKDKGIQKYFIDINIQNRKLESLLHSMELAQSGSNLQDETPLDFMCDGSDGSGRKMLREEEGGVELGAEALADSGLLVNDEMANRADIFEQVFMSTAVDFSQDSSNNPGAAGEALLEEEQMAGASSAPLPPKALSSASPHQQSTEDKGIQTELMPVSPDLQALLLQLLKFHGCSQGDAALSPSNLLGFPNLHTPPTTCQPDSTPPQPIVAPECSECCPEATKSPRFMKELDFEASEEGPCSSPELGVVSKRYWSNSFLVDLVAVAAPVLPTVAWLYSRHGVDGSAPVYNIAALIRGCCIVGLHSLRHAAGTDA
- the sybu gene encoding syntabulin isoform X3, whose product is MVLFDGKRCFSGSEADFSSSSSTGSLKARDGLVPNSAGKKASSRSRAVHIRPLPVFKPPGSPTANRDADLYAPYKTPPRASMSTTNSSSCNSSPISRRVSLSRYHSCGENHGIRPPNPEQYLTPLQQKEVAIRHLKTKLLESENKVHDRETEIEELKGQLSRMREDWIEEECHRVEAQLSLKEARKEIKQLRQVVETMKSSLMEKDKGIQKYFIDINIQNRKLESLLHSMELAQSGSNLQDETPLDFMCDGSDGSGRKMLREEEGGVELGAEALADSGLLVNDEMANRADIFEQVFMSTAVDFSQDSSNNPGAAGEALLEEEQMAGASSAPLPPKALSSASPHQQSTEDKGIQTELMPVSPDLQALLLQLLKFHGCSQGDAALSPSNLLGFPNLHTPPTTCQPDSTPPQPIVAPECSECCPEATKSPRFMKELDFEASEEGPCSSPELGVVSKRYWSNSFLVDLVAVAAPVLPTVAWLYSRHGVDGSAPVYNIAALIRGCCIVGLHSLRHAAGTDA